A genomic window from Triticum urartu cultivar G1812 chromosome 7, Tu2.1, whole genome shotgun sequence includes:
- the LOC125521037 gene encoding uncharacterized protein LOC125521037, producing the protein MENGGQSEHTIDLPNTGNHLSESSNDGFGMGTNSTRQDSVNGLSSRYLLPSSSPEQIPVDFELLWRLRKYLVLLGVLAVSVTYNAGLTPPGGSWTLNTDGHDAGDPVLHVGYSLRYEVFFYCNATAFAASLVLVILLLSKSVTKRNIWLRSMQLTMLLDLFSLLGAFAAGSCRARKSSIYIWILVIAVFVYVVIHTLVSRRVIPKSLRNRLQKLMDKIRSRRGGSGSSTEASSNPEEDVEEDRKFILMLATFAATITYQAGLNPPGGFWAENPSYKHPPATSILRSNYLHRYNIFISCNATSFVASLVTIILLLSPELSSHGIRSKAVIVCVVFDLFGLIGAYAAGCCRSVRTSFFVVFITVIVWVCFAVLAAAFVYKPVADWLQKIKGHKCFNKIGRLFSLESGKKISGNSEQVHSHATGQHTTDLATVTPEEGSASETENRVQNIKEDGILREHQHADSQQIANNEEAEPSSEQPSVNDPQPGNTTNIMHNPEDQCIDCQSVADDAVSDTGHPSVKCHQATNTVNQMPSTDNHSTDNQQDANKKEQLSPNNGPNTANIVDYMPNKQVADTKGQSSSTDECKDAVIVVDDSSEQTTSDNHCHGATSDHPVQQVHSDGPMGASEIEMVGSNNTVVSSENGNVDKKGDPTEDSSKKNSDDRPTSEHLKKSRTYLLLLAILAVSLTYQSGLNPPCGFWSRTENDHSAGDPILEDTHHQRYIAFFYLNAVAFVASFVMIIMLLNKRISEKATKRFALQIAMIVDLLALMGAYVMGSSREARNSMYISLLVGLVPAYVGIHLLIAHVIPEGWKKVVAEKLKLFLCKHLWREPHQAVENQTGDVDGKEWERRRNLLLILSVLAATVTYQAGINPPGSVWSDDKKVSGTPGNPILQHNHSKRYDVFYYSNSVTFVSSVVITILLVNKESCERGIKCYALRVCLVVGLVGLLIAYAAGSCRKAKESNFLIIIAVAVLIFLVIQVLVLSSIHDTVWGPLSKSLEDLLKRLLRPKESSQESASERQENSCHDEKEKRKRHKYLMLLSVLAASVTYQAGLNPPGGFWYDDPNHVAGNPVLHDIHPWRYRAFFIFNGISFMTSIVVIMFLLNKSVRKKGVLLEVLHLIMILDLLALMTAFAAGSCRKFRTSMYVYGLVIAVAVYLVVAIGVTSSIAKCLRLRKRNGRSLKGHPESASTTNPPIAGQQV; encoded by the coding sequence ATGGAAAACGGCGGGCAGTCCGAGCACACCATTGATCTGCCCAACACTGGGAATCATTTGAGTGAAAGCAGCAATGATGGGTTTGGCATGGGTACTAACAGCACTAGGCAAGATTCAGTTAATGGATTGTCCAGCAGGTATTTGTTACCCAGCAGTAGCCCTGAACAAATCCCTGTTGATTTTGAGCTCCTGTGGAGACTGCGGAAGTATTTAGTACTGCTTGGAGTCTTAGCAGTTAGTGTGACATACAATGCTGGATTAACACCACCAGGGGGATCTTGGACACTAAACACGGATGGCCATGATGCTGGTGACCCTGTCCTGCATGTTGGCTACTCTCTAAGATATGAGGTGTTCTTTTACTGCAACGCAACAGCCTTTGCTGCATCTCTTGTCTTAGTCATCTTGCTTTTAAGTAAGAGTGTGACGAAGCGGAATATATGGCTCCGTTCAATGCAATTGACCATGCTGCTGGACTTATTTAGCCTGCTGGGGGCCTTCGCTGCTGGAAGCTGCAGGGCACGGAAGTCATCCATTTACATCTGGATTCTAGTCATTGCTGTTTTTGTGTATGTTGTGATTCATACCCTAGTATCCAGAAGGGTTATTCCAAAATCATTGAGAAATAGGCTGCAAAAATTGATGGATAAAATTCGATCCAGACGCGGTGGCAGTGGCAGTTCCACAGAAGCAAGCAGCAATCCAGAGGAAGATGTTGAGGAGGATCGTAAGTTCATATTGATGCTTGCAACTTTTGCTGCTACTATCACATACCAAGCCGGATTGAATCCACCTGGAGGCTTTTGGGCTGAAAATCCTTCTTACAAGCATCCTCCAGCTACCTCTATTCTCCGCAGTAACTACCTTCACCGGTATAATATTTTTATTAGCTGCAATGCGACTTCTTTTGTGGCATCTTTGGTCACAATCATTCTTCTTCTGAGCCCAGAATTGAGTAGCCATGGAATAAGGTCCAAAGCCGTGATTGTGTGCGTCGTATTTGACCTATTTGGTCTGATTGGGGCCTATGCTGCAGGGTGCTGTAGGAGTGTAAGGACATCTTTCTTTGTTGTGTTCATTACTGTCATAGTATGGGTCTGCTTTGCGGTGTTAGCTGCGGCATTTGTTTACAAACCTGTAGCAGACTGGCTGCAAAAGATCAAAGGTCATAAGTGCTTCAATAAAATTGGTCGTCTCTTTTCACTGGAATCAGGTAAAAAAATATCAGGAAATTCTGAGCAAGTTCATTCTCATGCCACTGGTCAGCATACTACAGACCTTGCAACAGTTACGCCAGAAGAAGGCAGTGCTTCTGAAACAGAAAACCGAGTTCAAAACATCAAAGAGGATGGAATCCTTAGGGAGCATCAGCATGCAGACAGCCAGCAAATTGCAAATAATGAGGAGGCTGAGCCCAGCTCGGAGCAACCATCGGTCAATGACCCGCAACCAGGAAATACCACAAATATTATGCACAACCCAGAGGATCAGTGTATAGACTGCCAATCAGTTGCAGATGATGCAGTCTCTGACACAGGACATCCTTCAGTCAaatgccaccaagctacaaataCTGTGAATCAAATGCCTAGCACTGATAATCATTCCACAGACAATCAGCAAGATGCAAATAAGAAGGAACAGCTGTCTCCAAATAATGGCCCAAACACTGCAAATATTGTTGACTATATGCCCAATAAGCAAGTTGCAGATACGAAAGGTCAATCTTCATCAACTGATGAATGCAAGGATGCAGTTATTGTAGTGGATGATTCGTCTGAACAAACAACATCAGATAATCATTGTCATGGAGCCACCAGCGATCACCCAGTACAGCAAGTGCATTCTGATGGGCCTATGGGAGCCAGTGAGATTGAGATGGTTGGAAGTAATAACACTGTTGTGTCTTCCGAGAATGGCAATGTTGACAAGAAAGGAGATCCCACTGAAGATAGCAGCAAAAAGAATTCTGATGACAGACCAACGTCGGAGCATCTGAAGAAGTCCCGCACATACTTACTTCTTCTTGCCATTCTGGCAGTTTCTCTGACATATCAATCAGGTTTGAATCCGCCATGTGGCTTCTGGTCAAGAACAGAGAATGATCATTCAGCTGGTGATCCCATCCTTGAGGACACTCACCATCAGCGTTATATTGCATTCTTCTATCTGAATGCAGTCGCGTTTGTTGCATCCTTTGTCATGATCATTATGCTCCTGAACAAGAGGATAAGCGAGAAGGCTACAAAACGATTTGCTCTGCAGATAGCAATGATAGTGGACCTTCTTGCCCTAATGGGGGCTTATGTTATGGGAAGCTCCAGGGAGGCAAGGAATTCCATGTACATCTCATTGTTGGTGGGCCTTGTACCTGCTTATGTCGGTATCCATCTTTTGATAGCACATGTAATCCCTGAAGGGTGGAAAAAAGTGGTGGCTGAAAAGCTAAAGCTGTTCTTATGCAAACATTTGTGGCGCGAACCTCATCAGGCCGTAGAAAACCAGACTGGGGATGTCGACGGGAAGGAGTGGGAGCGGAGGCGTAATCTGCTATTGATTCTTTCTGTTCTAGCTGCAACTGTCACATACCAAGCTGGTATAAACCCTCCAGGAAGTGTATGGTCAGATGACAAGAAGGTCAGTGGCACACCAGGCAATCCAATCCTTCAGCACAATCATTCAAAACGCTATGATGTGTTCTACTACTCAAATTCGGTCACATTCGTGTCATCTGTAGTTATCACGATACTGCTTGTGAACAAGGAATCATGTGAGCGTGGCATCAAGTGCTATGCACTGCGAGTATGTCTGGTGGTGGGCTTGGTTGGCCTCTTAATTGCCTATGCTGCAGGAAGCTGCAGGAAAGCAAAAGAATCTAATTTTCTCATCATCATCGCTGTTGCAGTTCTGATCTTCCTTGTGATTCAAGTCCTTGTACTCTCTTCAATACATGATACAGTATGGGGGCCCTTGAGCAAATCCTTGGAAGACCTTCTGAAACGGCTTCTTCGTCCAAAAGAGTCCAGCCAAGAATCTGCTTCTGAGCGGCAAGAAAACTCATGTCATGAtgagaaagaaaagagaaagaggCACAAATATCTGATGCTCCTTTCAGTTTTAGCAGCCTCCGTCACATACCAAGCTGGTCTGAACCCGCCTGGTGGTTTCTGGTATGATGATCCCAACCATGTTGCAGGCAATCCAGTCCTTCATGATATTCATCCCTGGCGCTACAGAGCATTCTTCATCTTCAATGGTATCTCCTTCATGACATCTATTGTCGTGATCATGTTTCTGTTGAACAAGTCTGTGAGGAAGAAGGGTGTTCTACTTGAGGTATTGCATTTGATCATGATACTAGATCTGCTAGCTCTTATGACAGCTTTTGCTGCGGGAAGCTGCCGAAAATTCAGGACTTCAATGTATGTCTATGGGCTAGTAATTGCCGTTGCAGTATACCTTGTGGTTGCAATAGGTGTAACAAGCAGCATTGCAAAGTGTCTGAGACTAAGGAAGAGAAATGGGCGCTCCCTCAAAGGACATCCTGAAAGTGCTTCCACAACAAACCCGCCGATCGCTGGACAACAAGTTTGA